From one Physeter macrocephalus isolate SW-GA chromosome 18, ASM283717v5, whole genome shotgun sequence genomic stretch:
- the RXRB gene encoding retinoic acid receptor RXR-beta isoform X2 → MSWAARPPFLPQRHAAGQCGPVGVRKEMHCGVASRWRRRRPWLDPAAAAAAAAVAAGEQQTPEPEPEPGEAGRDGMGDSGRDSRSPDSSSPNPLPQGAAPPSPPGPPLPPSAAASLGGSGAPPPPPMPPPPLGSPFPVISSSMGSPGLPPPAPPGFSGPVSSPQINSTVSLPGGGSGPPEDVKPPVLGVRGLHCPPPPGGPGAGKRLCAICGDRSSGKHYGVYSCEGCKGFFKRTIRKDLTYSCRDNKDCTVDKRQRNRCQYCRYQKCLATGMKREAVQEERQRGKDKDGDGEGAGGAPEEMPVDRILEAELAVEQKSDQGVEGPGGTAGSGSSPNDPVTNICQAADKQLFTLVEWAKRIPHFSSLPLDDQVILLRAGWNELLIASFSHRSIDVRDGILLATGLHVHRNSAHSAGVGAIFDRSLSRVLTELVSKMRDMRMDKTELGCLRAIILFNPDAKGLSNPSEVEVLREKVYASLETYCKQKYPEQQGRFAKLLLRLPALRSIGLKCLEHLFFFKLIGDTPIDTFLMEMLEAPHQLA, encoded by the exons ATGTCTTGGGCTGCTCGCCCGCCCTTCCTCCCCCAGCGGCATGCCGCAGGGCAGTGTGGGCCGGTGGGGGTGCGAAAAGAAATGCATTGTGGGGTCGCGTCCCGGTGGCGGCGGCGACGGCCCTGGCTGGAtcccgcagcagcagcagcggcggcggcggtggcagCCGGAGAACAACAAACcccggagccggagccggagccggggGAGGCTGGACGGGACGGGATGGGCGACAGCGGGCGGG ACTCCCGAAGCCCAGACAGTTCCTCTCCAAATCCCCTTCCCCAGGGGGCCGCTCCCCCTTCTCCTCCGGGGCCACCCTTACCCCCTTCAGCAGCTGCATCCCTTGGAGGCTCTGgggctccacccccacccccgatgCCACCCCCGCCACTGGGCTCCCCCTTCCCGGTCATCAGCTCTTCCATGGGGTCCCCTGGTCTGCCCCCTCCAGCTCCCCCAGGATTCTCCGGGCCTGTCAGCAGTCCCCAG ATTAACTCAACAGTGTCGCTCCCTGGGGGTGGGTCTGGCCCCCCTGAAGATGTGAAGCCACCAGTCTTAGGGGTCCGGGGCCTGCACTGTCCACCCCCTCCAGGTGGCCCTGGGGCTGGCAAACGGCTATGTGCAATCTGCGGGGACCGAAGCTCAG GCAAACACTACGGGGTTTACAGCTGTGAGGGCTGCAAAGGCTTCTTCAAGCGCACCATCCGTAAGGACCTGACCTACTCGTGCCGGGACAACAAGGACTGCACGGTGGACAAGCGCCAGCGGAACCGCTGTCAGTACTGCCGCTATCAGAAGTGCCTGGCCACTGGCATGAAGAGGGAGG CGGTACAGGAGGAGCGTCAGCGGGGGAAGGAcaaggatggggatggggagggggctgggggagccccCGAGGAGATGCCTGTGGACAGGATCCTGGAGGCAGAGCTTGCTGTGGAGCAGAAGAGTGACCAGGGCGTTGAGGGTCCTGGGGGAACCGCGGGTAGCGGCAGCAGC ccAAATGACCCTGTGACTAACATCTGCCAGGCAGCTGACAAACAGCTCTTCACACTTGTTGAGTGGGCAAAGAGGATCCCACACTTTTCCTCCTTGCCTCTGGATGACCAGGTCATACTGCTACGGGCAG gctggaACGAGCTCCTCATTGCCTCCTTCTCTCACCGATCCATCGATGTCCGAGACGGCATCCTCCTCGCCACAGGTCTGCACGTGCACCGCAACTCAGCCCATTCCGCAGGCGTGGGAGCCATCTTTGATCG GTCCCTCTCCAGGGTGCTGACAGAGCTAGTGTCCAAAATGCGTGACATGAGGATGGACAAGACAGAACTTGGCTGCCTGAGGGCAATCATTCTGTTCAATCCAG ATGCCAAGGGCCTCTCCAACCCCAGCGAGGTAGAGGTCCTGCGGGAGAAAGTGTACGCGTCCCTGGAGACCTATTGCAAACAGAAGTACCCTGAGCAGCAGGGCCG GTTTGCCAAGCTGCTCTTGCGTCTTCCTGCTCTCAGGTCCATAGGCCTTAAGTGTCTAGAGCATCTGTTTTTCTTCAAGCTCATAGGCGACACCCCCATCGACACCTTCCTCATGGAGATGCTTGAGGCTCCCCACCAGCTGGCCTGA
- the RXRB gene encoding retinoic acid receptor RXR-beta isoform X3, whose amino-acid sequence MSWAARPPFLPQRHAAGQCGPVGVRKEMHCGVASRWRRRRPWLDPAAAAAAAAVAAGEQQTPEPEPEPGEAGRDGMGDSGRDSRSPDSSSPNPLPQGAAPPSPPGPPLPPSAAASLGGSGAPPPPPMPPPPLGSPFPVISSSMGSPGLPPPAPPGFSGPVSSPQINSTVSLPGGGSGPPEDVKPPVLGVRGLHCPPPPGGPGAGKRLCAICGDRSSGKHYGVYSCEGCKGFFKRTIRKDLTYSCRDNKDCTVDKRQRNRCQYCRYQKCLATGMKREAVQEERQRGKDKDGDGEGAGGAPEEMPVDRILEAELAVEQKSDQGVEGPGGTAGSGSSPNDPVTNICQAADKQLFTLVEWAKRIPHFSSLPLDDQVILLRAGWNELLIASFSHRSIDVRDGILLATGLHVHRNSAHSAGVGAIFDRVLTELVSKMRDMRMDKTELGCLRAIILFNPDAKGLSNPSEVEVLREKVYASLETYCKQKYPEQQGRFAKLLLRLPALRSIGLKCLEHLFFFKLIGDTPIDTFLMEMLEAPHQLA is encoded by the exons ATGTCTTGGGCTGCTCGCCCGCCCTTCCTCCCCCAGCGGCATGCCGCAGGGCAGTGTGGGCCGGTGGGGGTGCGAAAAGAAATGCATTGTGGGGTCGCGTCCCGGTGGCGGCGGCGACGGCCCTGGCTGGAtcccgcagcagcagcagcggcggcggcggtggcagCCGGAGAACAACAAACcccggagccggagccggagccggggGAGGCTGGACGGGACGGGATGGGCGACAGCGGGCGGG ACTCCCGAAGCCCAGACAGTTCCTCTCCAAATCCCCTTCCCCAGGGGGCCGCTCCCCCTTCTCCTCCGGGGCCACCCTTACCCCCTTCAGCAGCTGCATCCCTTGGAGGCTCTGgggctccacccccacccccgatgCCACCCCCGCCACTGGGCTCCCCCTTCCCGGTCATCAGCTCTTCCATGGGGTCCCCTGGTCTGCCCCCTCCAGCTCCCCCAGGATTCTCCGGGCCTGTCAGCAGTCCCCAG ATTAACTCAACAGTGTCGCTCCCTGGGGGTGGGTCTGGCCCCCCTGAAGATGTGAAGCCACCAGTCTTAGGGGTCCGGGGCCTGCACTGTCCACCCCCTCCAGGTGGCCCTGGGGCTGGCAAACGGCTATGTGCAATCTGCGGGGACCGAAGCTCAG GCAAACACTACGGGGTTTACAGCTGTGAGGGCTGCAAAGGCTTCTTCAAGCGCACCATCCGTAAGGACCTGACCTACTCGTGCCGGGACAACAAGGACTGCACGGTGGACAAGCGCCAGCGGAACCGCTGTCAGTACTGCCGCTATCAGAAGTGCCTGGCCACTGGCATGAAGAGGGAGG CGGTACAGGAGGAGCGTCAGCGGGGGAAGGAcaaggatggggatggggagggggctgggggagccccCGAGGAGATGCCTGTGGACAGGATCCTGGAGGCAGAGCTTGCTGTGGAGCAGAAGAGTGACCAGGGCGTTGAGGGTCCTGGGGGAACCGCGGGTAGCGGCAGCAGC ccAAATGACCCTGTGACTAACATCTGCCAGGCAGCTGACAAACAGCTCTTCACACTTGTTGAGTGGGCAAAGAGGATCCCACACTTTTCCTCCTTGCCTCTGGATGACCAGGTCATACTGCTACGGGCAG gctggaACGAGCTCCTCATTGCCTCCTTCTCTCACCGATCCATCGATGTCCGAGACGGCATCCTCCTCGCCACAGGTCTGCACGTGCACCGCAACTCAGCCCATTCCGCAGGCGTGGGAGCCATCTTTGATCG GGTGCTGACAGAGCTAGTGTCCAAAATGCGTGACATGAGGATGGACAAGACAGAACTTGGCTGCCTGAGGGCAATCATTCTGTTCAATCCAG ATGCCAAGGGCCTCTCCAACCCCAGCGAGGTAGAGGTCCTGCGGGAGAAAGTGTACGCGTCCCTGGAGACCTATTGCAAACAGAAGTACCCTGAGCAGCAGGGCCG GTTTGCCAAGCTGCTCTTGCGTCTTCCTGCTCTCAGGTCCATAGGCCTTAAGTGTCTAGAGCATCTGTTTTTCTTCAAGCTCATAGGCGACACCCCCATCGACACCTTCCTCATGGAGATGCTTGAGGCTCCCCACCAGCTGGCCTGA
- the RXRB gene encoding retinoic acid receptor RXR-beta isoform X4: MSWAARPPFLPQRHAAGQCGPVGVRKEMHCGVASRWRRRRPWLDPAAAAAAAAVAAGEQQTPEPEPEPGEAGRDGMGDSGRDSRSPDSSSPNPLPQGAAPPSPPGPPLPPSAAASLGGSGAPPPPPMPPPPLGSPFPVISSSMGSPGLPPPAPPGFSGPVSSPQINSTVSLPGGGSGPPEDVKPPVLGVRGLHCPPPPGGPGAGKRLCAICGDRSSGKHYGVYSCEGCKGFFKRTIRKDLTYSCRDNKDCTVDKRQRNRCQYCRYQKCLATGMKREAVQEERQRGKDKDGDGEGAGGAPEEMPVDRILEAELAVEQKSDQGVEGPGGTAGSGSSPNDPVTNICQAADKQLFTLVEWAKRIPHFSSLPLDDQVILLRAGWNELLIASFSHRSIDVRDGILLATGLHVHRNSAHSAGVGAIFDRCQGPLQPQRGRGPAGESVRVPGDLLQTEVP, encoded by the exons ATGTCTTGGGCTGCTCGCCCGCCCTTCCTCCCCCAGCGGCATGCCGCAGGGCAGTGTGGGCCGGTGGGGGTGCGAAAAGAAATGCATTGTGGGGTCGCGTCCCGGTGGCGGCGGCGACGGCCCTGGCTGGAtcccgcagcagcagcagcggcggcggcggtggcagCCGGAGAACAACAAACcccggagccggagccggagccggggGAGGCTGGACGGGACGGGATGGGCGACAGCGGGCGGG ACTCCCGAAGCCCAGACAGTTCCTCTCCAAATCCCCTTCCCCAGGGGGCCGCTCCCCCTTCTCCTCCGGGGCCACCCTTACCCCCTTCAGCAGCTGCATCCCTTGGAGGCTCTGgggctccacccccacccccgatgCCACCCCCGCCACTGGGCTCCCCCTTCCCGGTCATCAGCTCTTCCATGGGGTCCCCTGGTCTGCCCCCTCCAGCTCCCCCAGGATTCTCCGGGCCTGTCAGCAGTCCCCAG ATTAACTCAACAGTGTCGCTCCCTGGGGGTGGGTCTGGCCCCCCTGAAGATGTGAAGCCACCAGTCTTAGGGGTCCGGGGCCTGCACTGTCCACCCCCTCCAGGTGGCCCTGGGGCTGGCAAACGGCTATGTGCAATCTGCGGGGACCGAAGCTCAG GCAAACACTACGGGGTTTACAGCTGTGAGGGCTGCAAAGGCTTCTTCAAGCGCACCATCCGTAAGGACCTGACCTACTCGTGCCGGGACAACAAGGACTGCACGGTGGACAAGCGCCAGCGGAACCGCTGTCAGTACTGCCGCTATCAGAAGTGCCTGGCCACTGGCATGAAGAGGGAGG CGGTACAGGAGGAGCGTCAGCGGGGGAAGGAcaaggatggggatggggagggggctgggggagccccCGAGGAGATGCCTGTGGACAGGATCCTGGAGGCAGAGCTTGCTGTGGAGCAGAAGAGTGACCAGGGCGTTGAGGGTCCTGGGGGAACCGCGGGTAGCGGCAGCAGC ccAAATGACCCTGTGACTAACATCTGCCAGGCAGCTGACAAACAGCTCTTCACACTTGTTGAGTGGGCAAAGAGGATCCCACACTTTTCCTCCTTGCCTCTGGATGACCAGGTCATACTGCTACGGGCAG gctggaACGAGCTCCTCATTGCCTCCTTCTCTCACCGATCCATCGATGTCCGAGACGGCATCCTCCTCGCCACAGGTCTGCACGTGCACCGCAACTCAGCCCATTCCGCAGGCGTGGGAGCCATCTTTGATCG ATGCCAAGGGCCTCTCCAACCCCAGCGAGGTAGAGGTCCTGCGGGAGAAAGTGTACGCGTCCCTGGAGACCTATTGCAAACAGAAGTACCCTGA
- the RXRB gene encoding retinoic acid receptor RXR-beta isoform X1, which produces MSWAARPPFLPQRHAAGQCGPVGVRKEMHCGVASRWRRRRPWLDPAAAAAAAAVAAGEQQTPEPEPEPGEAGRDGMGDSGRDSRSPDSSSPNPLPQGAAPPSPPGPPLPPSAAASLGGSGAPPPPPMPPPPLGSPFPVISSSMGSPGLPPPAPPGFSGPVSSPQINSTVSLPGGGSGPPEDVKPPVLGVRGLHCPPPPGGPGAGKRLCAICGDRSSGKHYGVYSCEGCKGFFKRTIRKDLTYSCRDNKDCTVDKRQRNRCQYCRYQKCLATGMKREAVQEERQRGKDKDGDGEGAGGAPEEMPVDRILEAELAVEQKSDQGVEGPGGTAGSGSSPNDPVTNICQAADKQLFTLVEWAKRIPHFSSLPLDDQVILLRAGWNELLIASFSHRSIDVRDGILLATGLHVHRNSAHSAGVGAIFDRSLSRVLTELVSKMRDMRMDKTELGCLRAIILFNPGKRRITPVSQDQGSLGASSSSETPKLPSYPPQPRNFTADQEEPTSADNIPFATPSLRPIVPCFPCQASGEGRVGGAQKGHRVGHTSTFVLI; this is translated from the exons ATGTCTTGGGCTGCTCGCCCGCCCTTCCTCCCCCAGCGGCATGCCGCAGGGCAGTGTGGGCCGGTGGGGGTGCGAAAAGAAATGCATTGTGGGGTCGCGTCCCGGTGGCGGCGGCGACGGCCCTGGCTGGAtcccgcagcagcagcagcggcggcggcggtggcagCCGGAGAACAACAAACcccggagccggagccggagccggggGAGGCTGGACGGGACGGGATGGGCGACAGCGGGCGGG ACTCCCGAAGCCCAGACAGTTCCTCTCCAAATCCCCTTCCCCAGGGGGCCGCTCCCCCTTCTCCTCCGGGGCCACCCTTACCCCCTTCAGCAGCTGCATCCCTTGGAGGCTCTGgggctccacccccacccccgatgCCACCCCCGCCACTGGGCTCCCCCTTCCCGGTCATCAGCTCTTCCATGGGGTCCCCTGGTCTGCCCCCTCCAGCTCCCCCAGGATTCTCCGGGCCTGTCAGCAGTCCCCAG ATTAACTCAACAGTGTCGCTCCCTGGGGGTGGGTCTGGCCCCCCTGAAGATGTGAAGCCACCAGTCTTAGGGGTCCGGGGCCTGCACTGTCCACCCCCTCCAGGTGGCCCTGGGGCTGGCAAACGGCTATGTGCAATCTGCGGGGACCGAAGCTCAG GCAAACACTACGGGGTTTACAGCTGTGAGGGCTGCAAAGGCTTCTTCAAGCGCACCATCCGTAAGGACCTGACCTACTCGTGCCGGGACAACAAGGACTGCACGGTGGACAAGCGCCAGCGGAACCGCTGTCAGTACTGCCGCTATCAGAAGTGCCTGGCCACTGGCATGAAGAGGGAGG CGGTACAGGAGGAGCGTCAGCGGGGGAAGGAcaaggatggggatggggagggggctgggggagccccCGAGGAGATGCCTGTGGACAGGATCCTGGAGGCAGAGCTTGCTGTGGAGCAGAAGAGTGACCAGGGCGTTGAGGGTCCTGGGGGAACCGCGGGTAGCGGCAGCAGC ccAAATGACCCTGTGACTAACATCTGCCAGGCAGCTGACAAACAGCTCTTCACACTTGTTGAGTGGGCAAAGAGGATCCCACACTTTTCCTCCTTGCCTCTGGATGACCAGGTCATACTGCTACGGGCAG gctggaACGAGCTCCTCATTGCCTCCTTCTCTCACCGATCCATCGATGTCCGAGACGGCATCCTCCTCGCCACAGGTCTGCACGTGCACCGCAACTCAGCCCATTCCGCAGGCGTGGGAGCCATCTTTGATCG GTCCCTCTCCAGGGTGCTGACAGAGCTAGTGTCCAAAATGCGTGACATGAGGATGGACAAGACAGAACTTGGCTGCCTGAGGGCAATCATTCTGTTCAATCCAGGTAAGAGGAGGATTACCCCCGTCTCTCAAGACCAAGGCAGCCTTGGAGCCTCCTCTTCTTCGGAGACTCCTAAGTTACCCAGCTATCCCCCTCAACCTAGAAATTTCACAGCTGACCAAGAAGAACCCACATCTGCTGATAACATTCCCTTTGCAACCCCATCCCTCAGACCCATTGTGCCCTGCTTCCCTTGCCAGGCATCTGGTGAAGGGCGTGTAGGTGGGGCCCAAAAGGGACATCGCGTGGGCCACACCTCCACATTTGTACTGATTTGA
- the SLC39A7 gene encoding zinc transporter SLC39A7 has protein sequence MARGLGAPHWVAVGLLTWAALGLLVAGHGGHGDLYEDLHEDFQGHSHRHSHEDFHHGHSHAPGHTHESIWHGHTHGHDHGRSHEDLHHGHSHGHSHESVYHREHGHDHEHNHGTYEESGAPGIKQDLDTVTLWAYALGATVLISAAPFFVLFLIPVESNSPRHRSLLQILLSFASGGLLGDAFLHLIPHALEPHSHHPLEQPGHGHSHSGQGPILSVGLWVLSGIVAFLVVEKFVRHVKGGHGHGHGHAHGHTHGRQGRPSKEKQSSEEEEKEAGGSRKSRGGSTGPKDRPVKPQNSEEEKAGSDLRVSGYLNLAADLAHNFTDGLAIGASFRGGRGLGILTTMTVLLHEVPHEVGDFAILVQSGCSKKQAMRLQLLTAIGALAGTACALLTEGGAVGSEVAGGTGPGWVLPFTAGGFIYVATVSVLPELLREASPLQSLLEVLGLLGGVVMMVLIAHLE, from the exons ATGGCCAGAGGCCTGGGGGCCCCCCACTGGGTGGCCGTGGGACTGCTGACCTGGGCGGCCTTGGGGCTGCTAGTGGCCGGACACGGGGGTCATGGCGACCTGTACGAAGACCTGCACGAGGACTTCCAGGGCCACAGCCACAGGCACTCACATGAGGATTTCCACCATGGACACAGCCATGCCCCTGGCCACACTCACGAGAGCATCTGGCATGGGCATACCCACGGTCACGACCATGGACGTTCGCATGAGGATTTGCACCATGGCCATAGTCATGGCCACTCTCATGAGAGCGTCTACCACCGAGAACATGGACATGATCATGAGCACAACCATGGAACCTATGAGGAGTCTGGGGCTCCAGGCATCAAACAGGACCTGGACACTGTCACTCTCTGGGCCTAT GCACTGGGGGCCACAGTGCTGATCtctgcagctccatttttcgtcCTCTTCCTTATCCCCGTGGAGTCAAACTCCCCTCGGCACCGCTCTCTGCTCCAGATCTTGCTGAGTTTTGCTTCGGGTGGGCTCTTGGGAGATGCCTTCCTGCACCTCATCCCTCATGCTCTGG AACCTCATTCTCACCACCCTCTGGAGCAGCCTGGACATGGACATTCCCACAGTG GCCAGGGCCCCATTCTGTCTGTGGGACTGTGGGTCCTCAGTGGAATTGTCGCCTTTCTCGTGGTGGAGAAATTTGTGAGACATGTGAAAGGAGGACATGGACACGGACATGGACACGCTCACGGTCACACACATGGAAGACAGG GGCGTCCTTCAAAGGAGAAACAGAgctcagaggaagaagaaaaggaagcagggGGGTCGAGGAAGAGCAGAGGAGGGAGCACAGGGCCCAAAGACAGGCCAGTGAAACCTCAGAACTCTGAAGAGGAAAAAGCAGGTTCAG ACCTACGTGTATCAGGGTACCTGAATCTGGCTGCTGACCTGGCACACAACTTCACGGATGGTCTGGCCATTGGTGCTTCATTTCGAGGGGGTCGGGGACTGGGGATCCTGACCACAATGACTGTTCTGCTACATGAAGTGCCCCATGAAGTCGGGGACTTTGCCATCTTGGTGCAGTCTGGCTGCAGCAAAAAGCAG GCGATGCGTCTACAACTACTGACGGCAATAGGGGCACTGGCAGGCACAGCCTGTGCCCTCCTAACTGAAGGAGGGGCAGTGGGCAGTGAAGTTGCAGGTGGCACAGGTCCTGGCTGGGTTCTGCCATTCACTGCAGGTGGCTTTATCTACGTAGCAACGGTGTCAGTGTTGCCTGAGCTGTTGAGGGAGGCATCACCATTGCAATCACTTCTGGAGGTGCTAGGGCTGCTGGGGGGAGTTGTCATGATGGTGCTGATTGCCCACCTTGAGTGA
- the HSD17B8 gene encoding (3R)-3-hydroxyacyl-CoA dehydrogenase, producing MASQLRLRFALALVTGAGSGIGRAVGVRLAAEGATVAACDLDGAAARETVRLLGGPGSDEGAPRGAHAAFQADVSEAGAVRRLLDQVQACFSRPPSVVVSCAGITRDEFLLHMSEDDWDKVIAVNLKGIFLVTQAAAQALVSSGCPGSIINISSIVGKVGNVGQTNYAASKAGVVGLTQTAARELGRHGIRCNSVLPGFIKTPMTQKVPQKVLDKVTGMIPMGHMGDPEDVADVVAFLASEDSGYITGASVEVTGGLFM from the exons ATGGCGTCTCAGCTCCGGCTTCGCTTCGCGCTGGCCCTGGTcacag GTGCTGGTAGCGGCATCGGCCGAGCAGTAGGTGTGCGCCTGGCCGCTGAGGGGGCCACTGTGGCCGCTTGCGACCTGGACGGGGCAGCGGCACGGGAGACGGTGCGGCTGCTGGGAGGGCCGGGGAGCGACGAGGGAGCACCCCGCGGGGCCCACGCAGCCTTCCAGGCTGACGTGTCCGAGGCCGGGGCCGTCAGGCGCCTGCTGGATCAAGTGCAG GCCTGCTTTTCTCGCCCGCCATCTGTCGTTGTGTCCTGTGCGGGCATCACCAGGGATGAGTTTCTGCTCCACATGTCTGAAGATGACTGGGACAAAGTCATAGCTGTCAACCTCAAG ggcatcTTTCTAGTCACTCAGGCTGCAGCCCAAGCCCTGGTGTCCAGTGGCTGTCCTGGCTCCATCATCAACATCAGTAGCATCGTAGGGAAG GTGGGGAACGTGGGACAGACAAACTACGCAGCATCCAAGGCTGGAGTGGTTGGGCTGACCCAGACTGCAGCCCGGGAGCTTGGACG ACATGGGATCCGCTGTAACTCTGTCCTCCCAGGGTTCATTAAAACACCCATGACACAGAAAGTGCCACAGAAAGTACTGGACAAG GTGACTGGAATGATCCCGATGGGACATATGGGGGACCCTGAGG ATGTGGCAGATGTGGTCGCGTTCTTGGCATCTGAAGACAGTGGATACATCACAGGGGCGTCAGTGGAAGTCACTG GAGGTCTTTTCATGTAA